The segment ATGGAAACAAAAAGATATACAGAAATTTACCATATTCCCCTCTTCAATCATTTTTAGTGTGAAACAAGCTACAAATAGCATACATGAACTAAATTTGAATCATCCTTTGATTGATAGCTGATGTTAGTAGTAGCGAAGGAAACTGAATTAGTTTCAAATCTGATTCGATTGCATTCTCTCAACTTAGTAAAGGCAAGATACAATTAGCCAGCACTCACTTAACAAGataaatataaaatgcaatATCATAGGAAAATTGATTTTACACTCAACCATCAATATCGCTTGCCAGTGTTTTGATGTATCAGCAGAAAGGATGATCAGCTGTAGCTAAACCTGGAATCTGTGTTCAGAGGTTGGCCAGGGTAGGCCATACAAATAACGCACACGTAGCACACACCTAGGTCATACTGCTTTTCCCAGGAGTCTCAATTAACAACTCAGTTTGTCAACTGGCTTAGCCATGCTAAGAAGCTTGGTACTGAATTCAGACCAGTTACTTACTGCACCAGGCTCTGACCTCCTATACTCTCTAACATCCTCTTCACGTTGCCAGGATCAGGAATGCATGCCAGACATATTAAATCCTTCATGAACTACAGAGGAATCCTACTCCAGCAGCACATCCATCAGCTGCCGCCAGCCTCGTAGAAGCTTGTGAGTAGAAGCCCTAAAGTAGTTGGATCTGCAGAGCTGAAATCCAGCTGGTACCATGCCACTCTTATCATTTCCCCCAGTCAGCcccacagcttttaaaaattttttcagcatttactttttcctttcctcactgCTTGTAAGAGCACACAAGTAATTTCATTTATGGTCAAGTATTCTGAATTTTCCCATTCCACAGAAGAATGAGAAACAACTTGTGAAATAGTTTGATTTTGTAAATCAGTGTCTTGTTGCAGCCAGCTCAGATTGCTGAATGATGCCAGATTGGAAATACTATGGCAATGCATACTAGCCAAAAAGAACTGCTTTTCTTACTGAAAGCCTTCAACTCTAGCAGATTCAACACTAGAACACacacaacaataaaataaaatagcaaatcTTAAGAAGCAAAGAAGAACAAATATTAAATCCTTCTTCAGACAGGTCAGGAGCAAGAGGTCTAACTGAAACCCACAGGGCCTTGCAAAGATCAGGGCTGACAGATAACACTGCAGAGACCTCATCCTCCAGGGACAGCTTAACAAATAATTTGCATCAGTGTTAACAACAAAGGGATGGAGAAAGAGCAGTATTCCTCTGTGGCTGCATGTGCACGTGGATGTATAGAACACTGCAGAATCTAAGAATGACAGAATTAATTGTAGAAGTTACAGAAAAAGTTGATGAGAAGAGCAGCAAGTGAAGCAGGACCAGGTGTTTCAGGTATTCTCAAGCGACTCAAGGGTCAACTACATGCATTATTCCTAGAGATGCTTGATAGCTTTCTTTAAACTTCTTTGCTTCATGAGCCATGGGCAGAGATAAAAGTGACAACTACTTTGAAATAACCTACCAGTGGAGTTTCATAGAGCTACAGGTGTGCATGTCTGTACTGCACACGTTAGAAGAAATGGTAATAAAGTCATATTTACACAAGCACCCACTAATTCCATTTGAAATACCTACATGACTTTTATAAAGACAAGAAGTCCCAGCTTACAATACCAGGTGTTCTCAGCCAGAGAATAAAAACTTGTTTCTTAATTCTACAACCAACCTGAGCTTCATGGTTTTCCAGTTCTGCTACAGAAAAGGGCCTCACCCTCAAGAACACTCTCAAAGGTTGGTAGGCCTACggacaaagaaaggaagatgcGTTGTTATGACGGCCACTTTTTCAATAGAACACCCCCCAAAGGATATCCTACTATATCTCTGATGcactgtttgctgttctgtcttACTGCCTCCCTCTCCCCTTGTGAATTTCAGAGCTCTCATCTGCTTCTTGATGTCCTCACGTCCTGAAGTTGTGTCCCCTAAATCTGTGTGTGGTTGGGTTTTTAATGATGCCAGCACTGGGGCTTTTAAGGAGCAGGCTGCGGGAGGTGTAAACTGCACTGCTTCCACCTTCTGGCCTCCCTCAGTATTGAATTCAAGCTTTAGTTAATAATTGCTGCTCCACAGCCGTGCACTTCCATTTTGCAGGCAGCACGTTGAGCCAACAGGCTGACCCCCAAGAtcccagctccccagcaccacCGGGCACCTGCCTCCCGCTAACAGCTGCGACCAGCCCTCAATCCCTGCAGCGAGCCCTTCCACCCCGTCCCTTTACACGGGAGACGCGCTACAAAACGGACCCGCCTCTCCCGCTCCTCTTCGCCAGACAACGGTTGACTCCCGGGTGAGGGTTTACCCACCAGGTCCGAGAAGGATTCCGACTCCGACCCGTCGGACAGCTCCACAGAGACGCGGCTTTTCCCCTCATCGCCCATTGCTCTGCGCGAAGGCACTCGGAAGAAAGAAAGGCACGCCGTTTTCCCACAGAGCAAGCGAAAGCACGCAGAAAGCAGTGTGCGCTCAGTCAGCCGCTCCGCAAGAAAACCGCGTTCTCAAAACAAGACAGTGCGACAGAAGCTTAAGAAACAAGCGGCACTTGGGCTGTGTTTACAAACCTCCCGGCGGGAGCACTCATCCACCGGCACAGCCTCTGCTCACCACCCCCGAGCGGCTCCGTCCTCCCCCGCCCACACCgagccctgccccagcagccgcCAACCTCCGCTACCTCCCCACACGGAAACCTGCCGCACGCCCCCGCACCGGCGGCGCGGGGAGCATTTTGGGCGGGGGGATAGCAGGCGCTGATTGGCCGACGGGCGGGGGGCTGTGCGGGCGCAGCTCGGCGTCGCTCCCTCCGGCCGGCAGGGGGAGGTGTCGCACAGCGTAAGACTTGAATGCACGCTGCCGCCGTCCGAGGGGCCGCTCCCGAGCGGGATGTGGCGGGCTTCATCGGGACGAGGGGAGGGCTGAGGGCTGAGCGACCGAAGGGTGGGCCGCCGGAGGGAGCGTAGCGGGAGACGTACGGCTACGTAAATATTTCCATCAAAAGTTATACGGAGTTACTGTGGCTGTCGTGTAACTGCTTGATAGCACGCGGTATGTTTGTGAGGCGTTAAAAAAGCAACCAGGAAGGCAGGGGAGAGTCACAGCCCTCCAGCTCCCTCACAGAGCCTTGGGTCAGAAAGGCACTGGGCTAAGCGGGGGGGTGATGGGTGAGAGCGAACAGCCGATGACACGCGAAGGCCAACCAGCCTCACGTACGCCCCTGCTTTGTTGTCTGCCCCAGCTCACCCCCTCCGGTCTGACCAGTGCCATCAAGTCCTTGCTGCGCTTCTCAAAGCACTCTAACAACACACACCTGGATCTTAAAAATAAGACTATTTGTCAGGAAGCTCACTGTTCACATATTACCAGAAACTTATCTTTAGGTACAGAAGCAGGCATGTAGCCATCCACAAACGTGACAAGGTTTCTCGcctctcctgcagctcttcatCCTGTTAAGATAAATCTACGGTGGCTCATCATACAATCATAGcagttgggagggacctctgtggaggtcattgagtccaacccctgctaaagcagctcTCCACAcagaaagcatccaggcaggtcttgaacaCCCCCcgaggagactccaccacctctatGGGCAGCTTGCTTCAGTGCTTTGTCATCCTCACAGGGAAGTTGTTCCTCATGTTAGTATGGAATTTCCCATAGACAGATCCTTCTAAAGCTTGAAATTTATTGTCAGTGGGACAAGTGTGCAGGTGAGAGACTCCTAAATCCCTTGCCAAAGGTGGCTCAAGATTTCACCCCAGTTTATATCTTGGTGAATGCTACATCAGGCTCCACACAAACACATACCCTTGTCTCTGCTTTTTTAACTGCAGTTAACTCAATGCTTGGAGAAGCCAGAATGGCAACATCAACCTGAATGTGTGAGAACTAATAGTAATCTTATTAACTCAGATAGCCCCAAGTTAAATTTTTCCATAAAGGATTCAAGTGCTGCATGTGCATCTAGTCACCAATCTCTAATCAAACTATGATGCCCAAGTTTCATCTTCTCATTTACAATTCATGTATTCTTCCTGAAAAATAACATCAGGAAAATGTGATCTTCCTCTATAGCATTTTGGTTATGTCCTTATTCAGGAAAACCAGAGAACTACCACAGACTCTTAGCACAAATATAGAaacagacagcaaagaaaatttTTAAGCCAGCTTTATTCAAAGTAGATGACTACGATTTAGGCATCAGCAATAGTAACTTCAACTTCCACTCCTGGCTCAATGCTGATGGAAGTGATCTGCTTCACAATCTCAGAAGGGCTGTGCAAGTCAATGAGTCGCTTATGGATCCGCATTTGGAAACGATCCCAGGTCTTGGAGCCTTCACCACAAGGTGTCTTCCTGGTAGTGATTCGCAGAGTCTGAAGCAAAACCATAAACACAGGGTGTCAAGCTGATGTACACAAGAAGCCCTTCCTACTTTCAGCATTTATCACACAACAGTTCTCAAAGCATCAAAGAACCCCGGTATGCCATTATCTGTTTATAACATAACCCTCAATTTAGTAGTATTGCTTTTCAtctcaacttaaaaaaaaaaacgacaTTTTAGGTGCTTATTTACAGAAACACAACATGGTTTGTATTAAGTTTAAATACCTTGGTGGGCATGCGCACAGGTCCTTTCACCTTCAGGTTTTTCTCCTTAGCACCTCTGATCAAGTCAGCACagactgaaaacacagaatggTTTTAGGTTTGTGGATctcttcttgttgttttaaacaaagatttttaaaagatgttggCTCAGAATAGCGTATAAAATGATCACTGCAATTCAGGTTTAAGAGTTTATCCTCATAGCCAACTACGTCAAAATAAAATGGCTTACCTCACAGTTAGCAGAAGtcacaacagcaacagaaagctGTTACTACCATTTAATCCATATTTGAGCCACCAGCAACCCAAAGATGAGGCAACAAGCACTGCTTTTACATTTACAATATATGATTAAAACGCTACCAACACTGGTTCCTAAATGAGATTTATTAATGCCTTACTGAACGTTGAACTTCTGACTGACCGCTTAACAACAAGCATGACAAAGTATCAATCAAGAAACCAATGTCTTTCAGTTCTCAGACATTCCAACAGTAACATCTAAAATCCCCAGAAGAACAGAGGAACAGAAGCTCTCTCTTACTGCTACTCtagtttaaatatatatatcactCACCCTTCTCAAGTGATTTTACATTGCGGCTGGTCAAAGTAATTCTAATGCGATGAATTGCTACCTCTTGCTCCACAGGTGCCTTGCCAGTATCTTTAAATGCCTGAAATGTGAAAGTTAAGATATCAAACACTGCAATCAACACCAACTaacactgctgaaaacagaCTTGTGGAATGTAAAGAACAATATGGCTTTGGGACTACGTTATTTACCGGACGTGATCAGGCAGGTACAATGGCATGGTTCAAACAGTGAGAATAAAGAATGATCAGAGCTGTCATTGCTGTGAGGAGCGGTGTGAAGAGTAATTGCTGTGCGGGGTGGAAAGCTTTGAGAACACCTCTGCCTGATTTGCCTATGTATAAAGCAGCCTGTCCAGGCACTGATCATGCCTGATTCTCCTCCTTCCCTACTAGTCtgccctggtgaagccacatctggaatactgtgtccagctGTGGGCTCTCCAGTTCAAGAAATGCAGggaactactggagagagtccagtgggaggctacaaagatgattagagaCCTGAAGTgcctcccttatgaggaaaggctgagagactgGGGGCTGTTCATCACGAGAAAGACTGAGGGGGGGGTCTCATCACTGTTAATGAATATCTGAAGTGCAGGAACCAAATTGATGGGGGCGAGATGACTCTGTGGTGGTgtgcagcaacagaacaaggtgCTAGGTcaaaaactggaacacaggaagttgcATACAAACACGAGGAAGAACTCTGTTACCGTCAGAGTAATGGAGCACCAGAAGAGgatgtccagagaggttgtggagcctCTTTctttggagatactcaaaactcACCTGGGcactttcctgtg is part of the Gallus gallus isolate bGalGal1 chromosome 2, bGalGal1.mat.broiler.GRCg7b, whole genome shotgun sequence genome and harbors:
- the RPS20 gene encoding 40S ribosomal protein S20; this encodes MAFKDTGKAPVEQEVAIHRIRITLTSRNVKSLEKVCADLIRGAKEKNLKVKGPVRMPTKTLRITTRKTPCGEGSKTWDRFQMRIHKRLIDLHSPSEIVKQITSISIEPGVEVEVTIADA